The Polaribacter sp. MED152 region TTTGAATACTTCACAGATTTAAAAACTTTATCGCAATTTTTTAAACAACTTATAGATTCAGAAAGTTTGTCTTTTCAAGGAGAACCTCTAAAAGGCTTACAATTAATGGGGATGTTAGAAACACGTGTTTTAGATTTTGAAAATGTAATTTTAACATCAGCAAACGAAGGTGTTTTACCTGCTAGCAGTCAGCAAAATTCTTTTATTCCTTTTGATGTAAAAATTGAGTTTGGTTTGCCAACTTACAGAGAAAAAGATGCCATATTTTCTTATCATTTTTTTAGGTTGATGCAAAGAGCAAAAAACATCTACATTTTATACAATACAGAACATGATGTATTTGGAAGTGGAGAAAAAAGTAGGTTTGTAACCCAACTAGAAATGCTAAGAACAGATATTGTTCATAAAATAGTATCACCAAAAGTAGTTGCACAACACACAGCATTAAAGCAAGTAGCTAAAAATAATGATGTATTAGAAAGGTTAAAAGAGATTGCAAAATCTGGTTTTTCGCCTTCATCACTAACCAATTACCTATACAACCCAATTGCCTTTTACAAACAGAAAATATTAAAAATTAAAGAGTTTGATGATGTTGAAGAAACTGTTGCTTACAATACACTAGGTACTATTGTGCACGAAACTTTAGACGAGCTTTACAAACCTTTTGTAGGTAAATTTTTGCAAGAAGAAAATGTTGAGGAAATGCAAAAAATAGCCAAAGATTTGATAATAAAGTATTTTAAAATTGAATTTAAAAATGGTGATATTTCTACAGGTAAAAATCGGTTAATTTTTGAGGTTGCAAATCGATTTGTGGCTAATTTTCTAACAAAAGAAAGAGCTCTTTTAAAGGATGAAAATAATCAACTTAAAATTGTGGCAACAGAAGAAAATTTATCTGCAGAAATTACAGTAGATGGTTTAGATTTTCCTATAAAATTGCATGGTAATGTAGATAGAGTTGATGAGTTAAATGGAGAATTACGTATCATAGATTACAAATCTGGTATGGTAAAATCGCCTGAATTAAAGGTTTTAGATTTTAATGCCCTTAGAGAAAAAGAACAGTATAAAGCAATTCAGGTTTTATTGTACGCTTTTCTATATACAAAAAGCAAAAATTTCGATTTCACTAAAAATTTAAAAGGCGGAATTTATTCGTTTAAGAATTTAAACGAAGGTTTTTTAAGTATCAATTTTTCATCAAGCTATAAAAATCCAGAAACAAATATCACCCAAGAAAAGTTAGAGGAATTTATTTCCCAATTAAAAGAGTACCTGCTAGAAATTTATAATATGGAGCAAGAGTTTTTAGAACCTGCAGATTTAAAGTACTAAACTTATTTACCTTTAAGAACTAGTAAAGGCACATTTGTAAAAAACTCTTCTTTTAAAATGGTGCTTTTTTCCCAAAGCTTTTTAAAGAATCCTCTTTTACGTCTAAATACACAAAGCATATCTGGGTTGTGAGTATTTATGTGTTCTAAAACACCTTGAAAAGTAGTAGCGTTTTCTGTTGTAGTTAACGTACTTTGAAGTTTTGCCAATTCATCGTTTATGACCAAATCTTCTTCTGTATAGTTAGGTGTTTTTACCAATAATAAATTCACTTTTGCCGAAAATTTATCAGCTATAAACTGTAAAGGTTTTAGTGCGGTTTTACTATTAATATTTCCTGATTTAAAAGCAGTTAATATGTTTTTTACAGGTTTGTATTTGTATCCTTCAGGTACTGTTAATAATGGTAATTCTGTTTGTTTTACCAAGCTACCAGCAGTTTTACCTAAGAATAATTCTTCTTTAATAGAATTACTTTTGGCGCCAACTATTATAAGGTCTATACCTAATTCTTCATTAATACTTTCTACGCTATCTATCAAAGATCCTTTAGCAGAAATTAATTGAATTTTTACATCTTTAGTATCTGAAGCATTAACCATAGTTCTTAAATATAGATTGGTTTCACGCTCTATGATTTTATCAAGATTAATCATAGTACCAGCTTTAGATTGTGAGCTGTAAGCCCTAAAAACAAAAACTTTTGCGTTAATTTCTGAAGCGAAATCTATTGCATATTGTAAAGTGTTTAAAGCATTCTCTGTAAAACCTATGGGTACTAGAATATTTTGCATAATCAATTTAATTTTAAAACAAAGTTACTCATTTTTTAAAAAGTAAAAGCAGTTCTCGTTTTTAGATATGTACCTTTGTGAAAAAGCAACGTTTTGAAGGCAGATATTAGTTTTAAAAACATTAATAGATTGGCAATTCCTGCCTTAATTGCTGGTATTGCAGAACCACTTTTATCGATTACAGATACTGCAATTATTGGTAATATAGATGAAAATGCTACAGAAAGCTTGGCAGCTGTAGGTATTGTTGGTGCTTTTATTTCTATGCTAATTTGGGTTTTTGGACAAATTAGAAGTGCAATATCTTCTATTATTTCACAATACGTAGGTGCTAATAAAATAGATCAAATTCAGAAATTACCTATACAAGCTATTGCTATAATAATAACTGGTAGCTTATGTATTTTGGCCATTAGTTATCCTTTTGCAAAACAAATATTTCAGTTTTATAATGCATCTGGACAAGTTTTAGAATACTGTATAACTTACTTTAAAATCAGAATTTTTGGATTTCCATTTTCATTATTTGTATTCGCAATTTTCGGAGTTTTTAGAGGTCTACAGAACACTTTTTACCCTATGATAATTGCAATAATTGGTGCTCTTTTAAACATCGTCTTAGATTTAATTTTTGTTTATGGTATAGAAGGTTATGTACCTGCAATGCAAATTCAAGGAGCAGCTTATGCAAGTGTAATTGCGCAAATTACTATGGCTGTAATTGCAATAGTTTTATTGATAAAAAAGACAACAATTTCGTTAAAATTCTCTTTGCCTCTTCATGTAGAAATCCCCAATTTATTGGGTATGATTGGCAATCTTTTTATTAGAACACTTGCCTTAAATACAGCTTTATATTTTGCAACTTCTTATGCTACAAATTATGGCCCAGCTTATATTGCAGCCTACACTATTGGCATAAATATTTGGCTATTGGGTGCTTTTATGATAGATGGTTATTCGAGTGCAGGTAATATATTATCAGGAAAATTACTTGGCGCAAAAAACTACAAAACTTTAGTAGAATTAAGTACTAAATTGTTCAAGTACGGAATTTCAACTGGATCAATAATTGCCTTAGTTGGGTTTGTTTTTTACAATTTTATAGGTGAAATTTTCACAAAAGAACCAGAAGTGCTCACTCAGTTTTATAATGTTTTTTGGATAGTTCTATTAACTCAACCTATAAGTGCAATTACATTTATTTTTGATGGAATGTTTAAAGGAATGGGTAAAATGAAATATTTAAGAAATGTATTATTATTCTCTACAGGGCTTGTATTTATACCAACTTTACTATTTTTTGATTATCTCGATTTAAAACTTACAGCCATTTGGATTGCTTTTACATTATGGATTATGGCTAGAGGAATACCATTAATTATAAAGTTTAGGCAACTATTTTTACCTTTAGCAAAAGACTAGTTTATTATTTATAATATCTTGTACCTTAAAACTATTAAACATGAAATTTAAATCTTTATTCTTCTTTTTATTTTTTGGAACACTTATTGTTGCTTGTAAAAAAGAAAAAACAACAGAAGAATATATGATTAACTCTTGGCAAACAACGTACATGAAAATAGAAATGCCAACTTATGAGAAATCAGATTCCTTGTATGTTTATGAAGATAAATTTGAAAATAACCCAGAATTAATAGCACAATCTACCTATAATGCAGATGGCACATTTAAAGCTTGGTTTGTAAATTTAAAAGGAGAAAAAATCTCTGAGTCTTCAGGAAATTGGAGTGTAGAAAACGATTCTCTCTTTGTAGATTTTTTTTACAATAATAGAGATATAAAAGTAGGGTATCACATAGAAAAAACAGAAGAAGGTTTTACTGCTACAAGTAAATTTGATTGGGATAATGATGGCGAATTTGATGATGCTCTTTTAATGAAAACAAAACAAATTAAAATACAATAAGGTTGTTTAAACTAAAAAATATTTCTTTAAAAATACGTATTTTCTTAAGTATGATACTTTTGGTGCTTTTAGCATCAATCTTAATATTAGTAGTTACAGTAATTCAATATGATGAGCAAACAAAAGACTACAATATAAAACGTTTTGAGCGTAAAGAGGCTACTACATTAGAAACCATAAATTTAGAACTTACCAACAAAACTACTTACCCAGTTAATACAGAGAACTTAGCAAAGATTTTTCAAGATCGTATTTACGAAATATCTTCTATCAACAAATTAAATGTTTCCATTTTTGATTTGCATGGTAATTTGTTGGTTTCATCAAAAAAGAATGCTTTTGAAACCATTAAAACAAAACCATTAACTTATGATGTATTAAACAAACTTTCTCAAAATTCGAGTAATAGAATTCTATTGCCTTTAGTAATGGAGGATGGTATGGGTTATGAAACTTCGTATACATACATAAACGACCCAAAATTTAAAAGAATCGGAATTGTAGAACTACAATTTACACAAGACAATACAGAAATAGAAGAAGAATTAGAGG contains the following coding sequences:
- a CDS encoding MATE family efflux transporter, with product MKADISFKNINRLAIPALIAGIAEPLLSITDTAIIGNIDENATESLAAVGIVGAFISMLIWVFGQIRSAISSIISQYVGANKIDQIQKLPIQAIAIIITGSLCILAISYPFAKQIFQFYNASGQVLEYCITYFKIRIFGFPFSLFVFAIFGVFRGLQNTFYPMIIAIIGALLNIVLDLIFVYGIEGYVPAMQIQGAAYASVIAQITMAVIAIVLLIKKTTISLKFSLPLHVEIPNLLGMIGNLFIRTLALNTALYFATSYATNYGPAYIAAYTIGINIWLLGAFMIDGYSSAGNILSGKLLGAKNYKTLVELSTKLFKYGISTGSIIALVGFVFYNFIGEIFTKEPEVLTQFYNVFWIVLLTQPISAITFIFDGMFKGMGKMKYLRNVLLFSTGLVFIPTLLFFDYLDLKLTAIWIAFTLWIMARGIPLIIKFRQLFLPLAKD
- a CDS encoding universal stress protein is translated as MQNILVPIGFTENALNTLQYAIDFASEINAKVFVFRAYSSQSKAGTMINLDKIIERETNLYLRTMVNASDTKDVKIQLISAKGSLIDSVESINEELGIDLIIVGAKSNSIKEELFLGKTAGSLVKQTELPLLTVPEGYKYKPVKNILTAFKSGNINSKTALKPLQFIADKFSAKVNLLLVKTPNYTEEDLVINDELAKLQSTLTTTENATTFQGVLEHINTHNPDMLCVFRRKRGFFKKLWEKSTILKEEFFTNVPLLVLKGK